The Streptomyces sp. NBC_00483 genome contains the following window.
TATCGGCCAGAGCGGTCACCCGGGCTTTGAGCGCCTCGGCGTCGTACGACGGCTGCAGCGCGAGCGCGATGACGTCGGCGACCTCGCGGAAGTCCTCGGCGGTGAAGCCGCGGGTGGCGAGCGCCGGGGTGCCGATCCGGAGGCCGGAGGTGACCATCGGCGGGCGCGGGTCGTTCGGGACCGCGTTGCGGTTGACCGTGATGCCGACCTCGTGGAGCCGGTCCTCGGCCTGCTGGCCGTCGAGCTCGGAGTCGCGCAGGTCGACGAGGACCAGGTGCACGTCGGTGCCGCCCGAGAGGACGTTGACGCCCGCCGCGCGGGACTCCGGGGTCGTCAGACGCTCGGCGAGGAGCTGGGCGCCCTCGATCGTGCGCGCCTGGCGCTCCTTGAAGTCCTCCGAGGCCGCGACCTTGAAGGAGACGGCCTTGGCCGCGATCACGTGCTCCAGGGGGCCGCCCTGGAAGCCCGGGAAGACGGCCGAGTTCAGCTTCTTCGCGAAGTCCTTGTTGCGGGCGAGGATGATGCCGCCGCGCGGGCCGCCGAGCGTCTTGTGCGTCGTGGACGTGACGACGTCGGCATACGGGACCGGGTTGGGGTGCAGGCCCGCGGCCACGAGGCCCGCGAAGTGCGCCATGTCGACCCACAGGTACGCCTCGACCTCGTCGGCGATGCGACGGAACTCGGCGAAGTCCAGCTGGCGCGGGTACGCGGACCAGCCGGCGATGATCACCTTCGGGCGGTGCTCCTTGGCGAGCCGCTCGACCTCGGCCATGTCGACCAGGCCCGCGTCGTCCACGTGGTACGGGACCACGTTGAACTGCTTGCCGGAGAAGTTCAGGCGCATGCCGTGCGTGAGGTGGCCGCCGTGCGCCAGGTCCAGGCCGAGGATCGTGTCGCCCGGCTTGGCGATGGCGAAGAGCGCGGCCTGGTTCGCGGAGGCGCCCGAGTGCGGCTGCACGTTCGCGTACTCGGCGCCGAAGAGCGCCTTCACGCGGTCGATCGCGATCTGCTCGGTGACGTCGACGTGCTCGCAGCCGCCGTAGTAGCGGCGGCCGGGGTAGCCCTCCGCGTACTTGTTGGTGAGGACCGAGCCCTGGGCCTCCATGACGGCGGCCGGAGCGAAGTTCTCCGACGCGATCATTTCGAGGGTCGACTGCTGGCGCTTCAGCTCGGCGTCGACCGCGACGGCGACCTCGGGGTCGAGCTCGTGCAGGGATTCGTTCAGTACGGACATCGGTGGGGTCAGCTCCCGGAGAACTCGGTGTACTCGTCGGCGGAGAGCAGGTCCTTCGGCTCGTCGGCCAGCCGGACCTTGAACAGCCAGCCGCCCTCGAACGGGGCCGAGTTGACCAGGGCCGGGTCGTCGACGACGTCCTGGTTGATCTCGGTGACCTCGCCGTTGACGGGGGAGTACAGGTCGGAGACCGACTTGGTCGACTCGAGCTCGCCACAGGTCTCACCGGCGGTGGTGGTGTCACCGACCTCGGGGAGCTGGACGAACACGATGTCACCGAGCGCGTTGGCGGCGTGCTCCGTGATGCCGATCGTGGCGACGCCGTCCTCGACGGCCGAGAGCCACTCGTGCTCCTTGCTGTAACGCAGCTGCTGGGGGTTGCTCATGATGCGAATTCTCCTGTACGCGGGAAGGTGCTGGTGACGGTGGGTGCGCCGACGGGCGGCCGAGCTGCTTCTGGCGCTTTCGAAGGAACCACTTCTGGTTCGAGGGAACTGCTTCTGGCGCTTGTAGAAGGAACTACTTCTGGCGCTTGTAGAACGGCAGGGCCACGACCTCGTACGGCTCGTGCTTGCCGCGGATGTCGACGCCGACACCCGCCGTACCCGCCTCGGCGTGCGCGGGGTCCACGTACGCCATCGCGATCGGCTTGCCGAGCGTCGGGGACGGGGCGCCGGAGGTGACCTCGCCGATCACCGTGCCGTCGACGACGACGGACATCCCGGCGCGCGGGACGCGGCGGCCCTCGGCGATGAGGCCGACGAGCTTGCGGGGCGGGTTGGCCTCGGCGCGCTCGGCGGCGGAGACCAGCGCGTCGTGGCCCACGAAGTCGTCCCCGTGCGAGGTTTTCTCGAACTTCACGACGCGGCCGAGACCGGCGTCGAAGGGCGTGAGGTCGGTCGTCAGCTCGTGCCCGTACAGCGGCATGCCCGCCTCCAGGCGCAGCGTGTCCCGGCAGGACAGGCCGCAGGGGACGAGGCCGTACTCGGTGCCCGCCTCGGTCAGCGCCTGCCACAGCTTCTCGGCGTCGGCGGGGGAGACGAACAGCTCGAAGCCGTCCTCGCCGGTGTAGCCGGTGCGCGCGATGAGCGCCTGCACACCGGCGACGGTGCCGGGCAGACCCGCGTAGTACTTCAGGCCGTCCAGGTCCGCGTCCGTGACGGACTTCATGATCGCGGCCGAGGTGGGGCCCTGCACCGCGAGCAGCGCGTACGCGTCGTGGTCGTCGCGGACCTCGGCATCGAAGCCGGCGGCGCGCTCGGTGAGGGCGTCGAGCACGACCTGCGCGTTGCCCGCGTTGGCGACGACCATGTACTGGGTCTCGCCGAGCCGGTACACGATCAGGTCGTCGAGGATCCCGCCGTCCTCACGGCAGATCATCGTGTAGCGGGCGCGGCCGGCGCCGACGGAGCCGATGTTGCCGACGAGGGCGTGGTTGAGCAGGTCCACGGCCTCCGGTCCGGACACGGTGATCTCGCCCATGTGGGACAGGTCGAAGAGGCCGGCCCGCGTGCGCACGGCGTTGTGCTCGTCGCGCTCGCTGGCGTAGCGCAGCGGCATGTCCCAGCCGGCGAAGTCGGTCATGGTCGCGCCGAGCGAACGGTGCAGGGCGTCCAGTGCGGTAGTGCGGGTCATAGCTGGTCTGCTCCCAGGGGCATGACGGCGATGGCGGGGTCTCGCGTACGAGACGTCCTCCCCATCTGTCATCGGAACCTGAGAGGTTCGCCCCGAGGGGGCTTGCACCTTGGGTGGGGGCGCCGTGTCACAAAGGCGCCCCACTTTTCAGATCTGCCTCGCCCGCGCGGTACGGGGCCTGAGAGATTCAAGGGAGGAACTTGCTCCTTCGG
Protein-coding sequences here:
- the glyA gene encoding serine hydroxymethyltransferase produces the protein MSVLNESLHELDPEVAVAVDAELKRQQSTLEMIASENFAPAAVMEAQGSVLTNKYAEGYPGRRYYGGCEHVDVTEQIAIDRVKALFGAEYANVQPHSGASANQAALFAIAKPGDTILGLDLAHGGHLTHGMRLNFSGKQFNVVPYHVDDAGLVDMAEVERLAKEHRPKVIIAGWSAYPRQLDFAEFRRIADEVEAYLWVDMAHFAGLVAAGLHPNPVPYADVVTSTTHKTLGGPRGGIILARNKDFAKKLNSAVFPGFQGGPLEHVIAAKAVSFKVAASEDFKERQARTIEGAQLLAERLTTPESRAAGVNVLSGGTDVHLVLVDLRDSELDGQQAEDRLHEVGITVNRNAVPNDPRPPMVTSGLRIGTPALATRGFTAEDFREVADVIALALQPSYDAEALKARVTALADKHPLYPGLK
- the gcvH gene encoding glycine cleavage system protein GcvH, which codes for MSNPQQLRYSKEHEWLSAVEDGVATIGITEHAANALGDIVFVQLPEVGDTTTAGETCGELESTKSVSDLYSPVNGEVTEINQDVVDDPALVNSAPFEGGWLFKVRLADEPKDLLSADEYTEFSGS
- the gcvT gene encoding glycine cleavage system aminomethyltransferase GcvT is translated as MTRTTALDALHRSLGATMTDFAGWDMPLRYASERDEHNAVRTRAGLFDLSHMGEITVSGPEAVDLLNHALVGNIGSVGAGRARYTMICREDGGILDDLIVYRLGETQYMVVANAGNAQVVLDALTERAAGFDAEVRDDHDAYALLAVQGPTSAAIMKSVTDADLDGLKYYAGLPGTVAGVQALIARTGYTGEDGFELFVSPADAEKLWQALTEAGTEYGLVPCGLSCRDTLRLEAGMPLYGHELTTDLTPFDAGLGRVVKFEKTSHGDDFVGHDALVSAAERAEANPPRKLVGLIAEGRRVPRAGMSVVVDGTVIGEVTSGAPSPTLGKPIAMAYVDPAHAEAGTAGVGVDIRGKHEPYEVVALPFYKRQK